One part of the Streptomyces lienomycini genome encodes these proteins:
- the thyX gene encoding FAD-dependent thymidylate synthase: MTDTPADDFKIDLRSDITVELVKSAATDSDVLFAARVSTAGEQSLDELKKDPERSKGLINYLMRDRHGSPFEHNSMTFFVSAPIFVFREFMRHRVGWSYNEESGRYRELQPVFYVPDASRKLVQQGRPGKYVFVEGTPEQHELVGGAMEDSYRQAYATYQRMLAAGVAREVARAVLPVGLYSSMYATCNARSLMHFLGLRTQHELAKVPSFPQREIEMVGEKMEAEWARLMPLTHAAFNANGRVAP, translated from the coding sequence GTGACCGACACCCCCGCCGACGACTTCAAGATCGACCTCCGCAGTGACATCACCGTGGAGCTGGTCAAGAGCGCCGCGACCGACTCCGACGTGCTGTTCGCGGCCCGCGTCTCGACCGCCGGGGAGCAGTCCCTGGACGAGCTGAAGAAGGACCCGGAGCGCTCGAAGGGCCTGATCAACTACCTGATGCGGGACCGGCACGGCAGCCCGTTCGAGCACAACTCGATGACCTTCTTCGTGAGCGCCCCGATCTTCGTCTTCCGGGAGTTCATGCGGCACCGCGTCGGCTGGTCCTACAACGAGGAGTCGGGCCGCTACCGGGAGCTCCAGCCGGTCTTCTACGTGCCCGACGCCTCCCGCAAGCTGGTGCAGCAGGGCCGCCCCGGCAAGTACGTCTTCGTCGAGGGCACCCCGGAGCAGCACGAGCTGGTGGGCGGCGCCATGGAGGACTCCTACCGCCAGGCCTACGCGACGTACCAGCGGATGCTCGCCGCCGGCGTCGCCCGCGAAGTGGCCCGCGCGGTGCTCCCCGTCGGCCTGTACTCCTCGATGTACGCGACCTGCAACGCGCGCTCGCTGATGCACTTCCTGGGCCTGCGCACCCAGCACGAGCTGGCGAAGGTGCCCTCCTTCCCGCAGCGGGAGATCGAGATGGTCGGCGAGAAGATGGAGGCGGAGTGGGCCCGTCTCATGCCGCTCACCCACGCCGCCTTCAACGCCAACGGGCGCGTGGCGCCGTAA
- the dapA gene encoding 4-hydroxy-tetrahydrodipicolinate synthase, with translation MAPTSTPQTPFGRVLTAMVTPFTADGALDLDGAQRLATHLVDAGNDGLIVNGTTGESPTTSDAEKSDLVRVVLEAVGDRAHVVAGVGTNNTQHSIELARAAERAGAHGLLLVTPYYNKPPQEGLYLHFTAIADAAALPVMLYDIPGRSGVPINTETLVRLAEHPRIVANKDAKGDLGRASWAIARSGLAWYSGDDMLNLPLLSVGAVGFVSVVGHVVTPELRAMVDAHVAGDVQKALEIHQKLLPVFTGMFRTQGVMTTKAALALLGLPAGPLRAPMVGLTTEETDQLKIDLAAGGVQL, from the coding sequence ATGGCTCCGACCTCCACTCCGCAGACCCCCTTCGGGCGGGTCCTCACCGCCATGGTCACGCCCTTCACGGCGGACGGCGCACTCGACCTCGACGGCGCCCAGCGGCTCGCCACCCACCTGGTGGACGCAGGCAACGACGGCCTGATCGTCAACGGCACCACCGGCGAGTCCCCCACCACCAGCGACGCGGAGAAATCGGACCTCGTACGAGTCGTCCTGGAGGCCGTCGGCGACCGGGCGCACGTCGTAGCCGGAGTCGGCACCAACAACACCCAGCACAGCATCGAACTGGCCCGCGCCGCCGAGCGCGCCGGCGCACACGGCCTGCTGCTCGTCACGCCGTACTACAACAAGCCCCCGCAGGAGGGCCTGTACCTCCACTTCACGGCGATCGCCGACGCGGCGGCGCTGCCGGTCATGCTCTACGACATCCCCGGCCGCAGCGGCGTCCCGATCAACACCGAGACGCTGGTACGCCTCGCCGAGCACCCGCGGATCGTCGCGAACAAGGACGCCAAGGGCGACCTCGGCCGCGCGAGCTGGGCCATCGCGCGCTCCGGCCTCGCCTGGTACTCCGGCGACGACATGCTGAACCTGCCGCTGCTCTCCGTGGGCGCGGTCGGCTTCGTCTCCGTCGTCGGCCACGTCGTCACCCCCGAACTGCGCGCCATGGTGGACGCGCACGTCGCGGGTGACGTACAGAAGGCACTGGAGATCCACCAGAAGCTACTCCCGGTGTTCACCGGCATGTTCCGCACCCAGGGCGTCATGACCACCAAGGCCGCGCTCGCCCTTCTGGGGCTGCCCGCCGGGCCCCTGCGCGCACCGATGGTGGGTCTCACCACCGAGGAGACCGACCAGCTCAAGATCGATCTTGCCGCCGGCGGGGTACAGCTCTGA